From Bacillus pumilus, one genomic window encodes:
- the moaD gene encoding molybdopterin converting factor subunit 1, which translates to MISVLLFAGLAEKAGKQQIIIQKDQTTVDEIKLELQEVYGVDAAQNVMVAVNELYTRENAEVRSGDTVAFIPPVSGG; encoded by the coding sequence TTGATTAGTGTATTATTGTTCGCCGGCCTTGCTGAGAAGGCCGGTAAACAACAAATCATCATTCAAAAAGATCAAACAACGGTTGATGAGATTAAATTAGAATTACAGGAGGTATATGGTGTTGATGCTGCACAAAACGTGATGGTTGCAGTCAACGAACTATATACGAGGGAAAACGCTGAAGTGCGTAGCGGGGACACTGTTGCATTCATTCCTCCTGTAAGCGGTGGATAA
- the mobB gene encoding molybdopterin-guanine dinucleotide biosynthesis protein B, with translation MLDDTLSILQVVGYQNSGKTMLIEKLCQLAVLDGLKLGCFKHHGHGGKPDRLLKEKDTDRYVGAGAFAAGVEGEGEFHFSMQHITLEQLLNMCQHLPLDAVLIEGYKQAPYRKIVCVKNEEELIDLSTLSNIQAAIYFSQEFQLIENYSFPVFSAFEKGAVTFGFNLLKGGVSA, from the coding sequence ATGCTGGATGACACATTAAGCATATTACAGGTGGTCGGTTATCAAAACAGCGGCAAGACTATGTTGATTGAAAAGCTCTGTCAGCTGGCTGTACTTGACGGGCTGAAGCTAGGCTGCTTTAAACACCATGGACATGGCGGTAAACCAGATCGTCTTTTGAAAGAAAAAGACACCGATCGATATGTCGGGGCAGGTGCATTTGCCGCTGGCGTGGAAGGAGAGGGTGAATTTCACTTTTCAATGCAGCACATCACGTTAGAGCAGTTGCTCAACATGTGTCAGCATCTTCCATTAGACGCTGTCTTGATAGAAGGGTATAAACAGGCACCATACCGCAAAATCGTTTGTGTAAAGAATGAAGAGGAGCTCATTGATCTTTCAACTCTTTCCAATATACAAGCAGCTATTTATTTTTCTCAAGAGTTTCAATTAATCGAAAATTACTCGTTTCCAGTGTTTTCAGCCTTTGAAAAGGGCGCAGTCACATTTGGTTTTAACTTATTGAAGGGAGGTGTCTCTGCTTGA
- a CDS encoding YIP1 family protein gives MVWWPLSCVLLLTVIVTYLSELVNEGMWADLSLPVSVVYVVTLIGLILGLVINAAIYKFIVFLAKGDASFQQLFSAVLFITPVTIIGTIISHLSVILFHVPKNITITSLNALIQTSGPWHGVFANIDLFVIWNLVLTGFLLIKVGHISPRISWTMIGVFYVISFILQYVGTAINISVSWG, from the coding sequence GTGGTTTGGTGGCCTTTATCCTGTGTGCTTCTTTTAACAGTGATTGTGACTTATTTGTCAGAGCTAGTGAATGAAGGAATGTGGGCAGATTTAAGCTTGCCGGTATCGGTCGTTTATGTGGTGACGCTAATTGGTCTAATTCTCGGGCTTGTGATTAATGCTGCTATATATAAGTTCATCGTATTTTTAGCAAAGGGTGATGCATCGTTTCAGCAGCTGTTTTCAGCGGTCCTGTTTATTACACCAGTTACGATCATTGGTACGATTATTTCTCATCTGTCCGTCATCCTGTTCCATGTGCCAAAAAACATCACAATAACCTCATTAAATGCACTCATTCAAACTTCTGGTCCATGGCACGGTGTGTTTGCTAATATTGATCTCTTTGTGATCTGGAATCTTGTTTTAACAGGCTTTTTATTGATCAAAGTCGGTCATATATCTCCAAGAATATCTTGGACCATGATAGGAGTCTTTTATGTCATTTCTTTCATTCTTCAATATGTAGGAACCGCAATCAACATATCAGTAAGCTGGGGGTAG
- a CDS encoding thiazole biosynthesis adenylyltransferase ThiF, whose protein sequence is MNDRYSRQILFPPVGEKGQRALADSHVLIVGAGALGTASAEGLVRSGIGTLTIVDRDYVEFSNLQRQQLYTEHDAKAHVPKAAAAKKRLQEINHEVIIHALIEDAGVELLRPLFQSADIVIDATDNFETRMVMNDLSQETKTPWIYGACVSSQGMYMTILPDKTPCLSCVFTELPVGGLTCDTAGIISPAVQMVSAYQQTEALKYLTGHEDQIERKFVTFDLWQATSFKMDLSRTKQKNCPSCGEERTYPYLHEQRKKTTILCGRDTVQVVSKDLANLSFQHVKERLSSICEVEVNDFLIHVRYESYRIVFFKGGRALIHGTNDEKAANSLLARLLGI, encoded by the coding sequence TTGAATGACCGATATTCAAGACAAATCTTGTTCCCTCCGGTTGGGGAAAAGGGTCAGCGTGCGCTTGCTGACAGTCATGTTCTGATCGTTGGAGCCGGTGCACTTGGAACTGCCTCCGCTGAAGGGCTTGTCCGGTCTGGGATCGGCACGTTGACGATTGTTGATCGTGATTATGTAGAGTTTTCAAATTTACAGCGGCAGCAGCTGTACACAGAACATGATGCAAAGGCACATGTGCCAAAAGCAGCTGCGGCAAAAAAACGTCTCCAAGAGATCAATCATGAAGTGATCATACACGCCCTGATTGAAGATGCAGGGGTGGAGCTGTTAAGACCGTTATTTCAGAGCGCAGATATTGTCATTGATGCGACGGATAATTTTGAGACGAGAATGGTGATGAATGATTTATCGCAGGAAACGAAGACGCCGTGGATATATGGCGCTTGTGTGAGCAGCCAGGGGATGTATATGACCATTTTGCCGGATAAAACGCCGTGTTTATCGTGTGTCTTTACAGAACTGCCTGTTGGCGGCTTGACGTGTGATACAGCGGGGATTATTTCTCCAGCAGTTCAAATGGTTTCTGCTTATCAGCAAACAGAGGCGCTAAAATATTTAACAGGACATGAAGATCAAATCGAACGGAAATTTGTCACATTTGATCTTTGGCAGGCGACATCGTTTAAAATGGATTTGTCTCGTACTAAGCAGAAGAACTGCCCATCCTGCGGTGAAGAAAGAACCTATCCTTATTTACATGAGCAGCGTAAAAAAACGACGATTCTTTGCGGACGGGATACAGTTCAAGTTGTATCTAAAGATTTAGCAAATCTATCATTTCAGCATGTGAAAGAGAGGCTGTCATCTATTTGTGAGGTGGAAGTGAATGACTTCTTAATCCATGTCCGCTATGAATCTTATCGTATTGTCTTTTTCAAAGGTGGACGTGCATTAATCCATGGGACGAATGATGAAAAAGCAGCCAATTCATTACTAGCAAGACTGCTAGGGATATAG
- a CDS encoding sigmaE regulated sporulation protein, whose protein sequence is MNRRHASPLFHDLSQENLYLKAETAKYQQMISDLQSSYTYSKNKKLTQEYHEMKKDYTQLKQQLDEMTIDQDDAASKIQDLSSSKSELLHKIVFLHEMLQKETFHRRKETEEKHRLHLKVIKYKEISQQLNERMQDQDKRLAKEEKKGNTLSAVIEKLQQTLSDKNAELHLLQEGVRHLQERFYETQEKLLQIEKAKEAIFYETLTSYQKQLAESEEWIASHFADIDQSAQTNSQPFSRDSVLQTTEEIEPILKKLNEQVQILQAQVDAVQGNGEVMTVKIDGFKKQRDHLSKERKIVYTVDQKK, encoded by the coding sequence ATGAACAGGCGCCATGCTTCTCCCCTATTCCATGACCTATCTCAAGAGAATTTATACTTAAAAGCTGAAACAGCCAAATATCAACAAATGATCTCTGATTTACAGTCCTCATATACGTATTCTAAAAATAAGAAGTTAACTCAAGAATATCATGAGATGAAAAAGGATTACACGCAATTAAAACAACAATTGGATGAAATGACCATTGATCAAGACGATGCAGCCTCAAAAATACAGGATCTCTCCTCAAGCAAATCTGAATTATTACATAAAATAGTCTTTCTTCATGAAATGCTCCAAAAGGAAACCTTTCATAGAAGGAAAGAAACGGAAGAAAAACATCGGCTGCATTTAAAAGTCATCAAATATAAAGAAATCTCTCAACAATTAAATGAACGGATGCAGGATCAAGATAAACGGCTTGCAAAAGAGGAGAAAAAAGGAAATACTTTATCCGCTGTGATTGAGAAACTGCAGCAAACATTAAGTGATAAAAATGCAGAGCTTCATCTATTACAGGAAGGCGTTAGACACCTGCAGGAGCGTTTTTATGAAACACAAGAGAAATTACTGCAAATTGAAAAAGCAAAGGAAGCGATTTTTTATGAAACGCTCACAAGCTATCAAAAGCAGTTAGCAGAAAGCGAGGAATGGATCGCATCTCATTTTGCTGATATTGACCAGTCAGCTCAAACAAATTCACAGCCATTCTCTCGAGACAGCGTCCTGCAAACAACGGAAGAAATCGAACCCATCTTGAAAAAGCTGAACGAACAAGTTCAAATACTCCAGGCACAAGTCGATGCGGTGCAGGGAAATGGAGAGGTCATGACAGTGAAGATCGACGGCTTCAAAAAACAGCGTGATCACCTGTCAAAGGAACGAAAAATTGTCTATACAGTTGATCAAAAAAAGTAA
- a CDS encoding molybdenum cofactor guanylyltransferase has product MDVVNVILAGGASRRFGVPKASHMYQGKPLYEYVKKQLLKGQMVIISHPSLLPFFKERGERSVWLDDEQVRGCGPLAGMYTAMQKQEAAWYLVTACDMPFIRRETAEALSSYCSEHVDAIIPLVQGRLQPLFALYHRRCLPSIDACLKENQLAIKELLQRLKVRIVPEEELNVTPNEFLNINKRSDLPENGMI; this is encoded by the coding sequence ATGGATGTAGTGAATGTCATTTTAGCTGGAGGAGCTTCCAGACGTTTTGGAGTGCCAAAGGCAAGCCATATGTATCAAGGAAAACCACTATATGAGTATGTGAAAAAGCAGCTTTTGAAAGGACAGATGGTCATCATCAGCCATCCATCACTTCTGCCCTTTTTTAAAGAAAGAGGTGAACGAAGTGTGTGGTTAGATGATGAACAGGTGCGCGGATGCGGGCCGCTTGCCGGCATGTATACGGCGATGCAAAAGCAAGAAGCAGCATGGTATTTGGTGACGGCATGTGACATGCCCTTCATACGGAGGGAGACCGCCGAAGCATTATCGTCCTATTGCAGCGAGCACGTAGATGCTATCATCCCGCTTGTTCAGGGCAGATTACAGCCTTTATTTGCGCTTTATCATCGCCGCTGTCTGCCGTCCATTGATGCGTGTTTAAAAGAGAATCAATTAGCCATCAAAGAGTTACTTCAAAGGCTTAAGGTGCGCATCGTCCCAGAGGAGGAACTGAACGTAACACCAAATGAATTTCTAAATATCAATAAAAGAAGCGATTTACCTGAAAACGGTATGATATGA
- a CDS encoding molybdenum cofactor biosynthesis protein MoaE — protein sequence MSEFFKITKTPIDVNELIQHVTRRKAGAITTFIGTVREWTNGKKTLRLTYEAYIPMAESMLSQIGQEIKKRWPETEAAIVHRIGTLDITDIAVVIAVSSPHRKAAYEANEYAIERIKEIVPIWKKEYWEDGEAWIGDQLETVSYPEGKPSDLQLAKKEGDQFD from the coding sequence TTGAGTGAATTTTTTAAAATAACAAAAACGCCGATTGATGTAAACGAATTGATTCAGCATGTGACAAGGCGAAAGGCAGGGGCCATTACGACGTTTATCGGGACGGTCAGAGAGTGGACAAACGGCAAAAAAACATTGCGTTTAACTTATGAAGCATACATACCAATGGCTGAAAGCATGCTAAGTCAAATTGGACAAGAAATCAAGAAACGGTGGCCTGAAACTGAAGCAGCCATTGTGCACCGGATCGGGACACTTGATATAACGGATATTGCTGTTGTGATAGCCGTTTCATCTCCTCATAGGAAGGCTGCATACGAAGCGAACGAATATGCCATTGAGCGAATTAAGGAAATCGTTCCAATTTGGAAAAAAGAATATTGGGAAGACGGGGAAGCCTGGATAGGTGATCAGCTTGAAACGGTTTCATATCCAGAGGGGAAACCTAGCGATCTTCAACTTGCAAAGAAAGAAGGTGATCAGTTTGATTAG
- the glp gene encoding gephyrin-like molybdotransferase Glp: MMERRQPIPVEEAIQKVHQYEKHGEAEWVPLKNSLERFIAEDILADHDVPAFDRSPYDGFALRAEDTKEASSEHPVEFEVIDHIGAGMVSAKTIGPFQAIRIMTGAKIPDGANVVIMLELTKTFEKDGKSYMSLKRTLKKGDNISRQGEEVLEGNVMVKKGTKVTPGVTALLATFGYGVVPVVKKPVIGIISTGTELLQVSDAMVDGKIRNSNLSMVYAQILEAGGEPLDLGGVSDDFDKSYHAVKAALSKVDFLITTGGVSVGDFDFLPAIYEKLGAEVLFNKVAMRPGSVTTVAAMPNGQLLFGLSGNPAACFVGFELFVKPMIYKWSLKKQPFPAFAEAKLTHDFPKANPFTRFVRAALQFTGSQLSVTPTGLDKSSAVTSIADANCFIVLPGGTRGFKAGDQVHVLLFQHEGEGSPCWMTH; the protein is encoded by the coding sequence GTGATGGAAAGACGTCAGCCAATTCCAGTAGAAGAAGCCATTCAGAAAGTCCATCAATATGAAAAGCATGGAGAAGCAGAATGGGTGCCTTTAAAAAATAGCCTTGAAAGGTTCATTGCAGAAGATATTTTAGCAGATCATGATGTTCCTGCATTTGATCGTTCCCCGTATGATGGTTTTGCACTTCGGGCAGAAGATACAAAAGAAGCGTCAAGCGAGCATCCGGTTGAATTTGAGGTCATTGACCATATTGGTGCAGGAATGGTCTCAGCAAAAACCATCGGTCCCTTTCAAGCCATCCGTATCATGACAGGAGCAAAAATCCCGGATGGAGCAAATGTCGTCATCATGCTTGAGCTGACTAAGACCTTCGAAAAAGACGGCAAATCATACATGTCACTTAAAAGAACGCTGAAAAAAGGGGACAATATTTCTCGTCAAGGAGAAGAAGTACTTGAAGGAAATGTGATGGTCAAAAAAGGAACCAAAGTAACTCCGGGCGTTACGGCCCTATTGGCGACATTTGGATATGGTGTAGTGCCAGTTGTCAAAAAGCCAGTGATCGGCATCATCTCAACAGGTACAGAGCTTCTTCAAGTGAGTGATGCGATGGTGGACGGTAAGATTAGAAACAGTAATCTTAGTATGGTTTATGCCCAGATACTTGAGGCCGGGGGAGAGCCGCTTGATTTAGGCGGTGTGTCTGATGATTTTGACAAAAGCTATCATGCAGTCAAAGCAGCCTTAAGCAAGGTAGATTTCTTAATCACAACAGGCGGTGTGTCAGTAGGTGATTTTGACTTTCTCCCTGCGATTTATGAAAAGCTGGGAGCTGAGGTGCTGTTTAATAAAGTGGCCATGAGACCCGGAAGTGTGACGACGGTTGCTGCAATGCCAAATGGTCAACTGCTGTTTGGGCTGTCAGGAAATCCCGCTGCCTGTTTTGTTGGCTTTGAATTATTTGTGAAACCGATGATCTATAAATGGTCTTTGAAGAAGCAGCCGTTTCCTGCTTTTGCTGAGGCGAAGCTGACACACGATTTTCCAAAAGCCAATCCGTTCACTCGATTTGTCAGAGCGGCACTACAATTCACGGGCAGTCAGCTCAGTGTGACCCCAACAGGTCTTGATAAATCAAGTGCCGTGACCTCTATTGCAGATGCTAACTGTTTCATCGTGCTGCCCGGAGGAACAAGAGGTTTTAAGGCCGGTGATCAGGTCCATGTTCTGCTGTTTCAGCACGAAGGAGAGGGTTCCCCATGCTGGATGACACATTAA